The following proteins come from a genomic window of Streptomyces liliiviolaceus:
- a CDS encoding LysR family transcriptional regulator → MNPWRLRLLSQLDTLGTVRAVAQAGHLSPSSVSQQLAVLEAETGTKLLERTGRRVRLTSAGLILAQRARAILDHMDGVESELRGFGEEPSGLVRLGAFQSAIHTLAVPAVTRLAAAHPHLDVEILELEPHASMPALRMADADIIITTTDFDELPLGPDLDLVPLAEDPVLLVLPPGHPAGRGPVDLAAFAHEAWAFDMPQSYMANLARRLCRQARFEPRVVCRFSNYMMALQHVEAGLSITLLPALAVAHSRYDVTTRELATPVTRTITAAVRRGTPTRASVRVVLDALRHDPTPPPLTPPTERGTATPPGGTR, encoded by the coding sequence ATGAACCCGTGGAGGCTGAGGCTGCTCAGCCAGCTGGACACGCTCGGTACGGTCCGCGCGGTGGCGCAGGCCGGCCATCTCAGCCCGTCGAGCGTCTCCCAGCAGCTCGCCGTCCTGGAGGCCGAGACCGGCACCAAACTGCTGGAACGCACGGGGCGGCGGGTACGGCTGACGTCCGCCGGGCTGATCCTCGCCCAGCGGGCCCGCGCGATCCTCGACCACATGGACGGCGTCGAGAGCGAGTTGCGCGGCTTCGGTGAGGAGCCGTCGGGGCTGGTCCGGCTGGGCGCGTTCCAGAGCGCCATCCACACGCTGGCCGTCCCTGCGGTGACCCGGCTCGCGGCCGCCCACCCGCACCTGGACGTCGAGATCCTCGAACTAGAACCGCACGCGAGCATGCCCGCCCTGCGCATGGCGGACGCGGACATCATCATCACCACGACCGACTTCGACGAACTTCCGCTCGGCCCGGACCTCGACCTGGTGCCGCTGGCCGAGGACCCGGTGCTGCTGGTCCTGCCTCCCGGCCATCCCGCCGGACGCGGCCCCGTGGACCTGGCCGCCTTCGCGCACGAGGCCTGGGCCTTCGACATGCCCCAGTCCTACATGGCCAACCTGGCCCGGCGCCTGTGCCGCCAGGCCCGCTTCGAACCGCGGGTGGTGTGCCGTTTCAGCAACTACATGATGGCGCTGCAACACGTCGAGGCCGGACTGTCGATCACCCTCCTCCCGGCCCTCGCCGTCGCCCACAGCCGCTACGACGTGACCACGCGCGAACTCGCCACCCCCGTCACCCGCACCATCACCGCCGCCGTCCGCCGCGGCACCCCAACCCGCGCATCCGTCCGCGTCGTCCTTGACGCCCTGCGCCACGACCCGACGCCTCCGCCCCTCACACCACCCACCGAACGCGGCACCGCAACGCCGCCGGGCGGCACGCGGTGA
- a CDS encoding vWA domain-containing protein, protein MTEMHYAPAAVSLTKVQAEAPGLVSLYKAAGASLRTHGLEGVRAAVYLVLDRSGSMRPYYKDGTMQHFGEQVLSLSAHLDDDGTVPVVFFSTDVDGSTDLRLGNYPGRIDKLHENLGHMGRTNYHWAMDEVIDHYLASDSTDPALVIFQTDGGPTSKAAAERYLCKAARLPLFWQFVGFGDPDDNEFAFLHRLDTLAAPACRIVDNAGFFHAGLDPRTLDDGLLYDRLLQEFPHWLTAARTARVIA, encoded by the coding sequence ATGACCGAAATGCACTACGCCCCTGCGGCGGTCAGTCTGACCAAGGTGCAGGCCGAGGCCCCGGGCCTCGTCAGCCTCTACAAGGCCGCGGGCGCCAGCCTGCGCACACATGGCCTTGAGGGAGTACGCGCCGCCGTGTACCTGGTCCTGGACCGGTCCGGATCGATGCGGCCCTACTACAAGGACGGCACCATGCAGCACTTCGGTGAACAGGTGCTGTCCTTGTCCGCCCACCTCGACGACGACGGCACCGTGCCCGTCGTGTTCTTCTCCACGGACGTCGACGGATCCACCGACCTGCGCCTCGGCAACTACCCGGGCCGCATCGACAAGCTGCACGAGAACCTCGGCCACATGGGGCGGACGAACTACCACTGGGCCATGGACGAGGTCATCGACCACTACCTCGCGTCCGACAGCACCGATCCCGCCCTGGTCATCTTCCAGACGGACGGCGGGCCCACCAGCAAGGCCGCTGCCGAACGCTATCTGTGCAAGGCCGCCCGCCTGCCCCTGTTCTGGCAGTTCGTCGGCTTCGGCGACCCCGACGACAACGAGTTCGCCTTCCTGCACCGCCTCGACACCCTGGCCGCACCCGCCTGCCGCATCGTCGACAACGCGGGCTTCTTCCACGCCGGTCTCGACCCCCGCACCCTGGACGACGGTCTGCTGTACGACCGGCTTCTGCAGGAGTTCCCGCACTGGCTGACAGCCGCGCGCACCGCCCGGGTCATCGCATAG
- a CDS encoding zf-HC2 domain-containing protein, with the protein MSGEHASVRIIEGYARGGADLAADEVWAVEAHLEACRVCRDRLSAVVAAEVPAVLSLVDTVWAGLEPRVAVTATMRRGRFRQVCLSRLSRWMTPAMVPWLAMVVGVTLLALLLDVVGAGTGDVSMVLLFSPVLPVLGVAASWARGLDPAYELTASAPRAGLQLVLRRTASVLGVVVPVLLVCGWLTGVMVAQWLLPCLAFTAATLALGGAVGVTRAAVALAAVWAALVMAPTVATSRTAVVLRPEGLPAWGLLLALGIAVVIARRSAYSVLETHR; encoded by the coding sequence ATGAGTGGGGAACACGCGTCGGTGCGGATCATCGAGGGGTACGCGCGTGGCGGCGCGGACCTCGCCGCCGACGAGGTGTGGGCCGTGGAGGCCCACCTGGAGGCGTGCCGGGTGTGCCGCGACCGGCTGTCCGCCGTGGTCGCCGCCGAGGTGCCCGCGGTGCTGTCACTGGTCGACACCGTGTGGGCCGGCCTGGAGCCCCGGGTGGCGGTCACTGCCACGATGCGGCGCGGACGGTTCCGACAGGTGTGCCTGTCGCGGCTCTCGCGGTGGATGACGCCCGCGATGGTGCCGTGGCTGGCCATGGTCGTGGGCGTGACACTGCTGGCCCTGCTGCTCGACGTGGTCGGCGCCGGCACGGGCGACGTGTCGATGGTGCTGCTGTTCTCGCCGGTCCTGCCCGTGCTCGGCGTCGCGGCGTCCTGGGCCCGCGGCCTGGACCCGGCGTACGAGCTGACCGCCTCGGCGCCCAGGGCCGGGCTCCAACTGGTCCTGCGGCGTACCGCGTCCGTGCTCGGCGTGGTCGTCCCCGTGCTGCTGGTGTGCGGGTGGCTGACCGGGGTGATGGTGGCCCAGTGGCTGCTGCCCTGCCTGGCCTTCACCGCGGCGACGCTGGCGCTCGGTGGTGCCGTCGGGGTGACCCGCGCCGCCGTCGCGCTCGCCGCCGTATGGGCCGCCCTGGTCATGGCGCCGACCGTGGCCACCAGCCGGACGGCCGTCGTCCTGCGGCCCGAAGGTCTGCCCGCGTGGGGGCTGCTCCTCGCGCTCGGCATCGCGGTCGTGATCGCCCGCAGAAGCGCGTACTCCGTCCTGGAGACCCATCGATGA
- a CDS encoding RNA polymerase sigma factor → MRSARAPLHEVDEERLVRLVAKGDRAAFEELYRRTSPWLAVRLRRRCGDEQIVAEVMQETYLAVWRAAGAFAGAAVGGTATGWLWTIAARRLVDAFRRRAHHAEPPPAAAVPDAAPAAEEEALAETVGGEVGDALRHLAPELRQVLQAMVLDGLSVRETAVLLGLPEGTVKTRARRARTAMRRALV, encoded by the coding sequence GTGAGATCAGCCAGGGCACCGCTGCACGAGGTCGACGAGGAACGTCTCGTCCGGCTCGTGGCGAAGGGCGACCGTGCCGCATTCGAGGAGTTGTACCGGCGTACGTCGCCGTGGCTGGCGGTGCGCCTGCGTCGCCGCTGCGGGGACGAGCAGATCGTCGCGGAGGTCATGCAGGAGACCTACCTGGCGGTGTGGCGCGCCGCGGGCGCGTTCGCAGGGGCCGCCGTCGGCGGGACGGCCACCGGCTGGCTGTGGACGATCGCGGCGCGGCGCCTGGTCGACGCGTTCCGGCGCAGGGCCCACCACGCGGAGCCCCCGCCGGCCGCCGCCGTGCCGGACGCCGCGCCCGCCGCCGAGGAGGAGGCGCTCGCGGAGACCGTCGGCGGTGAGGTCGGGGACGCGCTGCGCCACCTCGCGCCGGAGTTGAGACAGGTACTGCAGGCCATGGTGCTCGACGGGCTGTCCGTCCGGGAGACCGCGGTCCTGCTCGGGCTGCCCGAGGGCACGGTCAAGACCCGTGCCCGCCGGGCCCGGACGGCGATGCGGAGGGCGCTGGTATGA
- a CDS encoding ABC transporter ATP-binding protein, which yields MTSAVNAADLAPTAYAWEIRATGLKVRVGRKRMAVDGLDLRLGTGVHGLLGPNGAGKTTLIRTLATVLRPTEGTLEMFGESVGGRGEHRALRRRIGYLPQEFGYYKRFTVREFVEYMAWLKEVPKADIPAAVQRAVERVGLADRADDRMKALSGGMVRRVGIAQAIVNDPAVLLLDEPTVGLDPAQRLRFRELLQELGTDTCVLVSTHLVEDVAAACTDVVLFAEGRLVFQGTPDELAAAGGPEHVGDSPLERGYSALLRNPAQERGSW from the coding sequence ATGACGTCCGCGGTCAACGCGGCCGACCTCGCGCCGACGGCCTACGCATGGGAGATCCGGGCCACCGGGCTGAAGGTCAGGGTCGGCAGGAAACGGATGGCCGTCGACGGCCTCGACCTGCGGCTCGGCACCGGTGTCCACGGCCTGCTCGGTCCCAACGGGGCGGGCAAGACCACCCTCATCCGGACGCTGGCCACCGTGCTGCGCCCCACCGAGGGCACCCTTGAGATGTTCGGCGAGTCCGTCGGCGGCCGGGGCGAACACCGTGCGCTGCGCCGCCGGATCGGCTACCTGCCCCAGGAGTTCGGCTACTACAAGCGCTTCACGGTGCGCGAGTTCGTCGAGTACATGGCGTGGCTGAAGGAGGTGCCGAAGGCGGACATCCCCGCCGCGGTGCAGCGCGCCGTGGAGCGGGTGGGCCTGGCGGACCGCGCCGACGACAGGATGAAGGCACTGTCGGGCGGCATGGTGCGGCGCGTCGGCATCGCCCAGGCCATCGTCAACGACCCGGCGGTCCTGCTCCTCGACGAGCCGACGGTCGGCCTCGACCCCGCGCAGCGGCTGCGCTTCCGCGAACTGCTCCAGGAACTGGGCACCGACACCTGTGTGCTCGTCTCGACCCACCTGGTGGAGGACGTCGCCGCCGCCTGCACCGACGTGGTGCTCTTCGCCGAGGGCCGACTGGTCTTCCAGGGCACCCCGGACGAACTCGCGGCGGCGGGCGGCCCCGAGCACGTGGGCGACAGCCCGCTGGAGCGCGGCTACTCGGCGCTGCTGCGCAACCCCGCCCAGGAGAGGGGCAGTTGGTGA
- a CDS encoding aspartate aminotransferase family protein — MADDRAGDMTGTDRDAQFWHDARRHLLRYGVAFTPEIIERASGSFVYTADGRRILDFTSGQMSAILGHGHPRIVETVQRQIAGLDHLFSGMLSRPVVDLARRLAGTLPDPLDKVLLLTTGAESNEAAVRMAKLVTGGHEIVSFARSWHGMTQAAASATYSAGRKGYGPGAPGNFAIPVPHSYHPDIAHPDGTLDWQRQLDLAFDLIDAQSTGSLAACLVEPILSSGGVIEPPAGYFAALLRKCRERGMLLILDEAQTGLCRTGTWYAFERDGVVPDILTLSKTLGAGLPLAAVVTSAEIEERAHERGFLFFTTHVSDPLVAAVGNTVLDVLEADRLDEQARGRGEFLRKGLDELAARHPVIGDVRGRGLLLGVEFATGDTDTSAGDALGARVTGRCLELGLHMNIVQLPGMGGTLRIAPPLTATEEELTLGLEILDQALTEAGRSAGER, encoded by the coding sequence ATGGCAGACGACAGGGCAGGCGACATGACCGGCACGGACCGCGACGCACAGTTCTGGCACGACGCACGGCGCCATCTGCTGCGCTACGGCGTCGCCTTCACCCCCGAGATCATCGAGCGCGCGAGCGGCAGCTTCGTGTACACCGCCGACGGCCGCCGGATCCTCGACTTCACCTCCGGCCAGATGAGCGCGATCCTGGGACACGGCCATCCACGCATCGTGGAGACCGTCCAGCGGCAGATCGCCGGCCTCGACCACCTCTTCAGTGGCATGCTCAGCCGCCCCGTCGTGGACCTCGCGCGGCGGCTGGCCGGTACGCTGCCCGACCCGCTCGACAAGGTGCTGCTGCTCACCACGGGCGCCGAGTCGAACGAGGCTGCGGTACGGATGGCGAAGCTCGTCACCGGCGGCCACGAGATCGTGTCGTTCGCCCGGTCCTGGCACGGCATGACCCAGGCCGCCGCGTCGGCGACGTACAGCGCGGGACGCAAGGGCTACGGACCCGGCGCACCGGGCAACTTCGCCATCCCCGTACCGCACTCCTATCACCCCGACATCGCGCACCCCGACGGAACGCTCGACTGGCAGCGGCAGTTGGACCTCGCCTTCGACCTCATCGACGCCCAGTCCACCGGCAGCCTGGCCGCGTGTCTGGTCGAGCCGATCCTCAGCTCGGGCGGGGTGATCGAGCCGCCCGCCGGCTACTTCGCCGCGCTGCTCCGCAAGTGCCGGGAGCGCGGAATGCTCCTCATCCTCGACGAGGCGCAGACCGGCCTGTGCCGCACGGGCACCTGGTACGCCTTCGAGCGCGACGGGGTCGTCCCCGACATCCTCACCCTGTCCAAGACACTCGGCGCGGGGCTGCCGCTCGCCGCGGTGGTCACCAGCGCGGAGATCGAGGAGCGGGCCCACGAGCGCGGCTTCCTGTTCTTCACCACCCATGTCTCCGACCCGCTCGTCGCGGCGGTGGGCAACACGGTCCTCGACGTCCTCGAAGCCGACCGCCTCGACGAACAGGCCCGTGGCCGAGGGGAGTTCCTGCGCAAGGGACTCGACGAACTCGCCGCCCGCCACCCGGTGATCGGCGACGTACGCGGCAGGGGTCTGCTCCTCGGCGTCGAGTTCGCGACGGGCGACACCGACACCTCGGCCGGGGACGCTCTGGGTGCCCGTGTCACGGGCCGCTGCCTCGAACTGGGCCTGCACATGAACATCGTCCAACTGCCGGGCATGGGCGGCACCCTGCGCATCGCCCCGCCCCTGACCGCCACCGAGGAGGAGCTGACCCTCGGCCTGGAGATCCTGGACCAGGCCCTCACGGAGGCGGGCCGGAGTGCCGGTGAGAGGTGA